Below is a genomic region from Vibrio mimicus.
AATTGACCACAATTTTTAATATGTCACTCAAGGCGCTTCATCGCGCCTTTTTTATTCACTGATTCCTATCGCATTGATTGGTTTTTCCCGCTTGATGAATTGAGAATTATTATCAATAATAACTCCATCAAACAAGATCAGGTGGACTGAATCATGAAAAAGACATTAAGTTTTGCAGCAATACACTTTACCATCGCATTTACGGTAGCGTATGTACTGACAGGTGATGTCCTTCTCGGCAGCCTGATTGCGATGCTCGAACCTATGGTGAACACTGTCGCGTTTTACTTCCATGAAAAAGCATGGGCCAATTCGCCAACGTTGCGCCGCTTTGCGGGCGATACCCGAATCAAAAC
It encodes:
- a CDS encoding DUF2061 domain-containing protein codes for the protein MKKTLSFAAIHFTIAFTVAYVLTGDVLLGSLIAMLEPMVNTVAFYFHEKAWANSPTLRRFAGDTRIKTASFATIHFSVAFSVAYLLTGSWLVGGVMAMIEPSINTCAYYFHEKVWQSKHSGHFGCAH